Proteins encoded in a region of the Ralstonia pseudosolanacearum genome:
- a CDS encoding GspH/FimT family pseudopilin: protein MLVTIMRSDSLSFRRRSARGFTLIELMVTIAIISIMLVLVAPSFSDFLRKQRLLSAADSVASAIGQARTRALAQSAYVTVAPINGDWANGWQVFSEGQNPDGVYNPSTDTLLNQYDALTNGLKVTYSSTAYVGGNGSASGNYLIYSPNGYTASKAKQPQVTAAFNVAYQDGTGPARIIIVNALGRARTCDPNDAATKTSGTCLSSLSQ from the coding sequence ATGCTGGTAACGATCATGCGAAGCGATAGCCTCTCTTTTCGCCGCCGGTCCGCGCGGGGTTTCACGCTGATCGAACTGATGGTGACGATCGCCATCATCTCGATCATGCTGGTGCTGGTTGCGCCCAGCTTCAGCGACTTCCTGCGCAAGCAGCGGCTGCTGAGCGCCGCGGACAGCGTCGCCTCCGCCATCGGCCAGGCGCGCACGCGTGCCCTGGCGCAAAGCGCGTATGTAACGGTCGCCCCGATCAATGGGGACTGGGCGAACGGCTGGCAGGTGTTCTCGGAAGGGCAGAACCCGGACGGGGTCTACAATCCCTCGACCGACACGCTGCTCAACCAATACGACGCGCTCACCAACGGGCTGAAGGTGACATACAGCAGTACCGCCTACGTCGGCGGTAACGGCAGCGCTTCGGGCAACTACCTGATCTATTCGCCCAACGGCTATACCGCCAGCAAGGCCAAGCAGCCCCAGGTCACCGCCGCATTCAACGTTGCGTACCAGGACGGCACCGGCCCGGCGCGCATCATCATCGTCAATGCCCTCGGCCGTGCCAGGACGTGCGATCCGAACGATGCGGCGACCAAGACAAGCGGCACCTGCCTCAGCTCCTTGTCGCAGTAG
- the nusB gene encoding transcription antitermination factor NusB translates to MTQDNSPAKPKAPPKSARRRARELALQGLYQWLLNRNDPGVVEAHLHDAQGFNKADRAHFDALLHGAIREEATLTESFTPFLDRPVAELSPVERAALLVGAYELVHCVDIPYKVVINEAVELAKTFGGVEGYKYVNGVLDKLAAQVRAEEVAARR, encoded by the coding sequence ATGACGCAAGACAATTCCCCGGCCAAGCCCAAGGCGCCGCCCAAGAGCGCGCGCCGCCGTGCCCGCGAACTGGCGCTGCAAGGCCTGTACCAATGGCTGCTCAACCGCAACGACCCGGGCGTGGTCGAGGCGCACCTGCATGACGCGCAGGGCTTCAACAAGGCCGACCGTGCCCACTTCGATGCGCTGCTGCACGGCGCCATCCGCGAAGAGGCAACGCTGACCGAGAGCTTCACGCCGTTCCTGGACCGCCCGGTCGCCGAGCTGTCGCCGGTTGAGCGCGCCGCGCTGCTGGTGGGCGCGTACGAGCTGGTGCACTGCGTTGACATCCCGTACAAGGTCGTCATCAACGAGGCCGTTGAGCTGGCCAAGACCTTTGGCGGCGTGGAAGGCTACAAGTACGTCAACGGTGTGCTGGACAAGCTGGCCGCCCAGGTCCGCGCCGAGGAAGTCGCCGCCCGCCGGTAA
- a CDS encoding pilus assembly PilX family protein has protein sequence MLMRPLRPSRGFMLIFVMTATALLGLLTMAAFHLVLDHRRRTSLSIDHALAMRAAEAALAAAECELSAATATPASPACIAAPSPERIDALDPDTLAGFVAGACGSGPARGLCRPLPGQSLWTDSRLLDTTTNGVEIEIPPADGERQAGRRPRYVIEPIPDALPGHWIRADATAVPHLFRITAAGFGSDPAISVVLQTVFRPRMPQP, from the coding sequence ATGCTGATGCGACCGCTCCGCCCGTCGCGCGGCTTCATGCTGATCTTCGTGATGACCGCGACCGCACTGCTTGGCCTGCTGACCATGGCGGCATTTCATCTGGTGCTCGATCATCGGCGCCGGACCTCCCTGTCCATTGATCACGCGCTGGCCATGCGTGCTGCCGAAGCCGCGCTGGCGGCGGCCGAATGCGAGCTGTCGGCGGCCACCGCGACACCCGCGAGCCCGGCTTGCATCGCCGCACCGTCCCCTGAACGCATCGATGCACTGGATCCGGATACCTTGGCCGGCTTCGTTGCCGGCGCTTGCGGCAGCGGACCCGCGCGCGGACTGTGCCGGCCATTGCCGGGCCAATCGCTGTGGACAGACAGCCGCCTGCTGGACACGACCACCAACGGCGTAGAGATCGAGATCCCTCCTGCAGACGGCGAGCGGCAAGCCGGACGCCGCCCCCGCTACGTCATCGAACCCATCCCCGATGCACTGCCGGGTCACTGGATACGCGCGGACGCGACTGCGGTACCTCACCTGTTCCGGATCACCGCGGCGGGCTTCGGCAGCGACCCGGCGATCTCGGTCGTGCTGCAGACCGTCTTCCGCCCCAGGATGCCGCAACCATGA
- a CDS encoding GspH/FimT family pseudopilin codes for MTRVARQVGVTLAELTMVLAILAILMVFAMPAGLDWWRRETVIVLADRFASAASLAQATARNRRIWVHLGPREAASGWSAGWALYTTAMPRTWAARTAPDTDDVLIAVSPPVVPSVDFAFISSQKGVDTISYAPVGYSRTSNGAPLSGTLTIASGAHVRRVRINFAGRVRVCNPATDRSCGTGDDS; via the coding sequence ATGACACGCGTTGCCCGGCAAGTCGGCGTGACGCTGGCGGAACTGACGATGGTGCTCGCGATCCTGGCAATCCTCATGGTATTTGCCATGCCCGCCGGGCTGGACTGGTGGCGGCGCGAAACGGTGATCGTACTGGCCGATCGCTTCGCCAGCGCGGCATCGCTGGCACAGGCCACGGCGCGCAACCGGCGCATCTGGGTTCATCTGGGACCACGCGAGGCCGCGTCGGGTTGGTCAGCCGGATGGGCGCTATACACGACCGCCATGCCTCGGACGTGGGCCGCGCGCACCGCACCGGACACGGACGACGTGCTGATCGCCGTGTCCCCGCCCGTGGTGCCATCGGTCGATTTTGCGTTCATCTCCTCGCAAAAGGGCGTCGACACCATTTCCTACGCACCTGTGGGATACTCACGGACAAGCAACGGCGCGCCGCTGTCCGGCACGCTGACCATCGCATCCGGAGCGCATGTGCGCCGCGTGCGCATCAACTTCGCCGGCCGGGTGCGCGTGTGCAACCCGGCCACCGACCGCAGCTGCGGCACCGGCGACGATTCCTGA
- a CDS encoding pilus assembly protein — protein MMRRQTACAWLCAMLPGTAHPGVNDHPAGRLPTHYLAAPGNDTWSGRLHALRFRPPPDLPETTRPPAMWEAAKLLDARQPDTRRLWTFRQGDGFDRTAVPLRWETLAPSQQDLLNGQDGHGILRLGYLRGVRRHETEPPQLRRRTSILGAVRGAHVQLLGPPGFVLDTRHGAFRRQHAGRRWMVYLGANDGMLHAFDALTGDERFAVMPDAALPAIVRNIAPGQPAPAPVCKRPFAADAWTGAQWRSVLACATGAMAPGLFLVDVTNPDAETPPPLLAYDTHDDPAIGRVEDPVPVVPLADESGVQSRWFALSGNGDSTPSVESRLLLLALDQPRAAPWQPGRTAFSITVPPVASRGGLGAPAVALGPNGRANFAYAGDHHGLVWRFDLRGTPPWPQALGRNDFERRQPFFVATSRTGLRQRLVGPLLLAATAGGPLLVFTAMDASGAATVYGVSDASGGQRNLAREHLAGRTVSETSEGVALHADGGGPIGAGWRIDLPAGHTPDDLVSAGPDSLLLIARDANGRSRAYLLDPRSGLPAGGTVLMGRLLASEPLVTVYAGLPTTQADGSGTQVVQTRLWQIVEGRMQSMKTHRQSRQLGRLNWREVLEEGIR, from the coding sequence ATGATGCGACGACAGACCGCCTGCGCATGGCTCTGCGCAATGTTGCCCGGCACGGCCCATCCGGGCGTGAACGATCACCCTGCCGGCCGACTGCCGACGCATTACCTTGCCGCCCCAGGAAACGATACCTGGAGCGGGCGCCTGCACGCATTGCGGTTCCGGCCTCCGCCTGACCTGCCGGAAACCACTCGGCCGCCGGCCATGTGGGAAGCAGCGAAGCTGCTGGATGCACGCCAACCCGACACCCGCCGGCTCTGGACGTTCCGGCAAGGCGACGGTTTCGATCGCACCGCCGTGCCGCTGCGGTGGGAAACCCTCGCTCCCTCGCAACAGGACCTGCTCAATGGGCAGGATGGCCACGGCATCCTCCGGCTCGGCTACCTGCGCGGCGTGCGTCGCCATGAAACCGAGCCGCCGCAACTCCGTCGTCGCACGTCGATCCTCGGTGCTGTGCGTGGCGCGCATGTGCAGTTGCTCGGGCCACCGGGCTTCGTGCTCGATACCCGGCATGGGGCATTCCGCCGGCAGCATGCCGGCCGGCGATGGATGGTCTACCTCGGCGCCAACGACGGCATGCTGCATGCCTTCGATGCGCTGACCGGCGACGAGCGTTTTGCCGTGATGCCGGATGCCGCCCTGCCCGCCATCGTGCGCAACATCGCTCCCGGCCAGCCAGCACCGGCCCCCGTGTGCAAGCGCCCATTCGCTGCCGATGCATGGACCGGTGCGCAATGGCGCTCCGTGCTCGCCTGCGCCACTGGTGCGATGGCCCCTGGGCTGTTTCTGGTCGACGTGACCAACCCCGACGCCGAAACGCCACCGCCCCTGCTCGCCTATGACACGCACGACGACCCGGCGATCGGTCGTGTCGAAGACCCGGTTCCCGTCGTGCCGCTCGCCGATGAAAGCGGCGTGCAATCGCGCTGGTTTGCGCTCAGCGGCAACGGTGACAGTACGCCCAGCGTGGAAAGCCGACTGCTGTTGCTAGCGCTGGACCAGCCCCGCGCGGCCCCTTGGCAACCGGGGCGGACTGCGTTCTCCATCACGGTGCCGCCCGTCGCCAGCCGTGGCGGGCTTGGCGCCCCCGCTGTCGCACTGGGACCAAACGGCCGTGCCAACTTTGCTTATGCCGGAGATCATCACGGCCTGGTCTGGCGCTTCGACCTGCGCGGCACACCGCCATGGCCGCAAGCGCTGGGGCGCAATGACTTCGAGCGGCGACAGCCGTTCTTTGTCGCCACGTCGCGCACGGGCCTACGCCAGCGCCTTGTCGGACCGCTCCTGCTGGCGGCGACGGCGGGCGGCCCCTTGTTAGTCTTTACCGCAATGGATGCGTCGGGTGCCGCGACCGTGTATGGCGTGTCGGATGCAAGCGGCGGCCAGCGCAACCTGGCGCGCGAACACCTCGCCGGCCGCACAGTCTCCGAAACGAGCGAGGGTGTCGCCTTGCATGCCGACGGTGGCGGCCCCATCGGCGCAGGCTGGCGTATCGACCTGCCAGCCGGCCACACCCCCGACGACCTCGTCAGCGCCGGACCGGACAGCCTGCTGCTGATCGCGCGCGACGCCAATGGCCGCAGCCGTGCCTATCTGCTGGATCCCCGGTCAGGCCTGCCAGCCGGCGGGACCGTACTGATGGGCCGCCTGCTGGCGTCCGAGCCTTTGGTCACCGTGTATGCCGGGCTACCGACCACCCAGGCCGACGGCAGCGGCACGCAAGTCGTCCAGACCCGGCTCTGGCAGATCGTGGAGGGCCGCATGCAGTCCATGAAAACGCACCGCCAAAGTCGCCAGTTGGGCCGACTCAACTGGCGCGAGGTGCTCGAAGAGGGAATACGCTGA
- a CDS encoding PilW family protein, with translation MHRRLSPGAHGASLVELMAGMLIGLIVLGIALQLVWVVRARYQRLADEASIDDRGTQALELIASALRQAGWVTDTPASSPVRRRPDTNTLPPLVGADDCGGLALIDGLHCASGGISDSDALLVRFAGRSRQPDGLQADGSVVDCSGYGVPERAKGDGDHPLAGFMLLYIGRAENGEPQLMCRTPSRRDGRLQAGKWTSRSMVTGVETLQLLYALAATPTSPSTTLSARTLSPAQWRRVQAVHIAIVVRGERIHAPARDMSAAELTLFPDVREPIGAVPPDLHFRPTGVPRRHTIFTTTVRLRNPLICEADAC, from the coding sequence ATGCATCGTCGCCTATCTCCTGGCGCGCATGGCGCTTCACTGGTCGAGCTGATGGCAGGCATGCTGATCGGGCTGATCGTGCTCGGCATCGCGCTGCAGCTTGTCTGGGTCGTCCGCGCCCGCTACCAGCGCCTGGCCGACGAAGCATCGATCGACGATCGCGGCACACAAGCGCTGGAACTCATCGCAAGCGCCCTGCGGCAGGCAGGCTGGGTGACGGACACGCCGGCCTCGTCACCCGTACGCCGGCGGCCCGACACCAACACGCTGCCCCCGCTGGTGGGGGCGGACGACTGCGGCGGCCTCGCCCTCATCGATGGCCTCCATTGCGCAAGCGGCGGCATCTCGGACAGCGATGCCCTGCTGGTGCGCTTTGCCGGCCGCAGCCGCCAGCCCGACGGATTGCAGGCCGACGGCAGCGTCGTCGACTGTTCCGGCTATGGCGTCCCCGAGCGCGCGAAAGGCGATGGTGATCACCCCCTCGCCGGCTTCATGCTGCTTTACATCGGGCGCGCGGAGAACGGTGAGCCCCAACTGATGTGTCGTACACCGTCACGCCGCGACGGCCGGCTCCAGGCCGGCAAGTGGACATCGCGGAGCATGGTGACCGGCGTGGAAACACTGCAGCTGCTGTACGCATTGGCCGCCACGCCAACCTCGCCGTCGACAACACTGTCGGCCCGGACGCTCTCGCCCGCCCAGTGGCGGCGCGTGCAGGCCGTGCATATCGCCATCGTGGTGCGCGGCGAACGCATCCATGCGCCCGCACGTGACATGTCCGCCGCGGAACTGACGCTCTTTCCCGATGTGCGCGAACCGATCGGCGCTGTGCCGCCGGACCTGCATTTCCGGCCCACCGGGGTCCCCCGCCGCCACACCATCTTCACCACCACCGTGCGACTGCGCAATCCGCTGATCTGCGAGGCCGACGCATGCTGA
- the ribH gene encoding 6,7-dimethyl-8-ribityllumazine synthase, with product MDHGFYPTNLEGEGLRIGIVQARFNAPVCEALREACVAELEQLGVAGEDVLLVTVPGALEVPLALQKMAESGQFDALIALGAVIRGETYHFELVSNESGAGISRVCLDFNIAIANGILTTDTDAQAHARTREKGRDCARTAIEMANLTAALDGLQDHGQDDENE from the coding sequence ATGGATCACGGCTTCTACCCGACCAATCTCGAAGGCGAAGGCCTGCGCATCGGCATCGTTCAGGCGCGTTTCAACGCGCCCGTGTGCGAAGCGCTGCGCGAAGCGTGTGTCGCCGAGCTCGAGCAGTTGGGTGTGGCGGGCGAGGACGTGCTGCTGGTCACCGTGCCGGGCGCGCTGGAAGTGCCGCTCGCCTTGCAGAAGATGGCCGAATCGGGCCAGTTCGACGCGCTGATCGCGCTGGGCGCCGTGATCCGCGGCGAGACCTATCATTTCGAGCTGGTGTCCAACGAGTCCGGCGCCGGCATCTCGCGCGTCTGCCTGGACTTCAACATCGCCATCGCCAACGGCATCCTGACCACCGATACCGACGCGCAGGCCCACGCTCGCACGCGCGAGAAGGGCCGCGACTGCGCCCGCACCGCCATCGAAATGGCCAACCTGACCGCCGCCCTGGACGGCCTGCAAGACCACGGCCAGGACGACGAGAACGAATAA
- a CDS encoding type IV pilin protein has protein sequence MLRPTGFTLIELLIALAIAGVLALAASQAWSGAYLRTERMAAHAALVAAMAELEQHHTQTSSYALPSDDTSPLGRWPHALEHPRGYRLSARRCAGHALVHCVETAASPVRPDADCGTLILRSTGERFVEIAGARQRAPASCWP, from the coding sequence ATGCTTCGTCCGACCGGCTTCACCCTCATCGAACTGCTGATCGCCCTGGCCATTGCCGGTGTGCTGGCGCTGGCGGCATCACAGGCATGGTCCGGCGCTTACCTGCGGACGGAACGCATGGCAGCGCATGCGGCGCTGGTCGCGGCCATGGCCGAACTGGAACAGCATCACACGCAAACCAGCAGCTACGCCTTGCCCAGCGACGACACTTCGCCCTTGGGCCGCTGGCCGCACGCGCTGGAACACCCGCGTGGCTACCGGTTGTCCGCCCGCCGGTGCGCGGGCCACGCGCTGGTCCACTGCGTGGAGACGGCGGCCAGTCCCGTCCGGCCCGACGCGGATTGTGGCACGCTGATCCTGCGCAGCACCGGGGAGCGCTTCGTCGAGATCGCAGGCGCACGGCAACGGGCCCCCGCATCCTGCTGGCCATGA
- a CDS encoding riboflavin synthase, with protein MFTGIVAAIGRIETVGPLAADAQAGVRLGIHAGGLPLADVALGDSIAIQGACMTVVAKNDTRFDVDVSRESLSKTVGLDRPGEVNLEKALRLADHIGGHLVSGHVDGLGTVSHFAPVGESYELRVRTSPELGRYFAYKGSVVVNGVSLTVNSVRDDATGCEFSINLIPHTLAVTTLKHLAVGSQVNLEIDLIARYVERMLTHAATGLPAAAHPLTAV; from the coding sequence ATGTTTACCGGAATCGTCGCCGCCATCGGCCGCATTGAAACCGTCGGGCCGCTCGCCGCCGACGCACAGGCCGGCGTGCGCCTGGGCATCCATGCGGGCGGCCTGCCGCTGGCCGATGTGGCGCTCGGCGACTCGATCGCCATCCAGGGCGCCTGCATGACGGTCGTCGCCAAGAACGACACCCGCTTCGACGTGGACGTCTCGCGCGAATCGCTGTCCAAGACGGTCGGCCTGGACCGCCCGGGCGAAGTCAACCTGGAAAAGGCATTGCGCCTGGCCGACCACATCGGCGGGCACCTGGTCTCGGGCCACGTGGACGGCCTGGGCACCGTCAGCCATTTCGCGCCGGTGGGCGAATCGTACGAACTGCGGGTGCGCACCTCGCCGGAACTCGGCCGCTACTTCGCCTACAAGGGCTCGGTGGTGGTCAACGGCGTGTCGCTGACGGTCAACAGCGTGCGCGACGATGCCACCGGCTGCGAGTTCTCGATCAACCTGATCCCGCACACGCTGGCCGTCACCACGCTCAAGCATCTGGCGGTAGGCAGCCAGGTCAACCTGGAGATCGACCTGATCGCCCGCTACGTCGAGCGGATGCTGACCCATGCGGCGACCGGCCTGCCTGCCGCTGCCCATCCGCTGACCGCCGTTTGA
- a CDS encoding pyridoxal phosphate-dependent aminotransferase, with the protein MDAHRLHTAARLANIRAFHVMELAKQARELELAGRSIIHMGIGEPDFTAAEPVVRAAEAAMRRGVTQYTGALGIRPLREAIARYYHTVYGLDIAPERIIVTAGASAALLLACAVLVEIGGEVLMPDPSYPCNRHFVAAFDGVARLVPSGPQTRFQLSAEQVETNWTDRTQGVLLASPSNPTGTSILPDELRRIVETVRGRGGFSIVDEIYQGLSYDQAPVSALSFGDDVVTINSFSKYFNMTGWRLGWLVAPTELVPQFEKVAQNLFICASAVAQHAALACFEPEALAIYEGRKAEFHRRRNFIVPALESLGFQVPVKPDGAFYVYADCRGVNHPHAGDADALTQSMLNDAGVVLVPGLDFGPYTAQHYIRLSYATAMDHLEEAVARLAGLFSR; encoded by the coding sequence ATGGACGCCCACCGCCTGCACACGGCCGCCCGGCTGGCCAATATCCGCGCCTTTCACGTGATGGAGCTGGCCAAGCAGGCCCGTGAGCTGGAGCTGGCGGGCCGCAGCATCATCCACATGGGCATCGGCGAACCGGACTTCACGGCCGCCGAGCCGGTCGTGCGCGCCGCCGAGGCAGCGATGCGGCGCGGCGTGACCCAATACACGGGCGCACTCGGCATCCGCCCGCTGCGCGAGGCCATCGCCCGCTATTACCACACCGTCTACGGGCTCGACATCGCGCCCGAGCGCATCATCGTCACGGCCGGAGCGTCGGCGGCGCTGCTGTTGGCGTGCGCGGTACTGGTGGAGATCGGCGGCGAGGTGCTGATGCCCGATCCGAGCTATCCGTGCAACCGCCATTTTGTGGCGGCCTTCGACGGCGTGGCGCGGCTGGTGCCGTCCGGCCCGCAGACGCGCTTCCAGCTGAGCGCCGAACAGGTGGAGACCAACTGGACCGACCGCACGCAGGGCGTGTTGCTGGCCTCGCCGTCCAACCCGACCGGCACGTCGATCCTGCCGGACGAGCTGCGGCGCATCGTCGAGACGGTGCGCGGGCGCGGCGGATTCTCCATCGTGGACGAGATCTACCAGGGGCTGTCGTACGACCAGGCACCGGTCTCGGCACTGTCGTTCGGCGACGATGTCGTCACGATCAACAGCTTTTCCAAGTATTTCAACATGACCGGCTGGCGGCTCGGCTGGCTGGTGGCCCCCACCGAACTGGTGCCGCAATTCGAGAAGGTCGCGCAGAACCTGTTCATCTGTGCCTCGGCCGTGGCACAGCATGCGGCGCTCGCCTGCTTCGAGCCGGAGGCGCTGGCGATCTATGAAGGCCGCAAGGCGGAGTTCCACCGCCGGCGGAATTTCATCGTGCCGGCGCTGGAGTCGCTCGGCTTCCAGGTGCCGGTCAAACCGGACGGCGCCTTCTATGTCTATGCCGACTGCCGCGGCGTCAACCACCCGCACGCCGGCGACGCCGACGCGCTGACCCAATCGATGCTCAACGATGCCGGCGTAGTGCTGGTGCCCGGGCTGGATTTCGGGCCGTACACCGCGCAGCACTACATCCGCCTGTCGTACGCCACGGCGATGGATCATCTGGAAGAAGCCGTGGCGCGGCTTGCCGGGCTGTTCAGCCGCTGA
- the ribBA gene encoding bifunctional 3,4-dihydroxy-2-butanone-4-phosphate synthase/GTP cyclohydrolase II → MSIATVEEIIAEIRAGRMVILVDEEDRENEGDLILAADFVTPEAINFMARFGRGLICLTLTAERCRQLDLPLMVTRNGTPHGTNFTVSIEAAEGVTTGISAADRARTVQVAVARSASPDDLVQPGHIFPLMAQPGGVLMRAGHTEAGCDLASLAGLTPASVICEIMKDDGTMARLPDLVEFAREHGLKIGTIADLIQYRSRTESIVERIGERTMETQFGTFRAVAFRDHAAGRAHLALVKGTPTPATETLVRVHEPLSVLDLLECQRTTHSWSVPAALRAVQAAPTGVVVLLNCGDSPERLFTQFSALDAPQERPRSKPDPRIYGIGAQILKDVGVGKMRVLASPLKLPSMAGYDLEVTAYQSMADTPQATTAATH, encoded by the coding sequence ATGTCCATCGCCACAGTCGAAGAAATCATTGCCGAAATCCGCGCCGGCCGGATGGTTATCCTGGTCGATGAGGAAGACCGCGAAAACGAAGGTGACCTGATCCTGGCGGCCGATTTCGTCACGCCCGAGGCCATCAACTTCATGGCCAGGTTCGGCCGTGGCCTGATCTGCCTGACGCTGACCGCCGAGCGCTGCCGCCAGCTCGACCTGCCGCTGATGGTCACCCGCAACGGCACGCCGCACGGCACCAATTTCACCGTTTCGATCGAGGCCGCCGAGGGCGTCACCACCGGCATCTCGGCCGCCGACCGTGCACGCACCGTGCAGGTTGCTGTGGCCCGCAGTGCCAGCCCCGACGATCTGGTCCAGCCCGGCCACATCTTCCCGCTGATGGCGCAACCCGGTGGCGTGCTGATGCGCGCCGGCCATACCGAAGCCGGCTGCGACCTGGCCTCGCTGGCCGGCCTGACGCCCGCCTCGGTCATCTGCGAAATCATGAAGGACGACGGCACCATGGCCCGCCTGCCGGACCTGGTGGAATTCGCCCGCGAGCACGGCCTGAAGATCGGCACCATCGCCGACCTGATCCAATACCGCAGCCGCACCGAGAGCATCGTCGAGCGCATCGGCGAGCGCACCATGGAAACCCAGTTCGGCACCTTCCGCGCCGTGGCCTTCCGTGACCATGCCGCCGGCCGTGCGCACTTGGCGCTGGTCAAGGGCACGCCGACGCCCGCCACCGAGACGCTGGTGCGCGTGCACGAGCCGCTGTCGGTGCTGGACCTGCTGGAATGCCAGCGCACCACGCACTCGTGGAGCGTGCCCGCCGCCCTGCGCGCGGTGCAGGCGGCGCCGACCGGCGTGGTCGTGCTGCTCAACTGCGGCGACTCGCCCGAGCGGCTGTTCACCCAGTTCAGCGCCCTGGATGCGCCGCAGGAACGTCCGCGCAGCAAGCCCGATCCGCGCATCTACGGCATCGGCGCGCAGATCCTCAAGGACGTGGGCGTGGGCAAGATGCGTGTGCTTGCTTCACCACTCAAACTGCCGAGCATGGCCGGCTATGACCTGGAAGTCACGGCCTACCAGTCGATGGCCGATACGCCGCAGGCGACAACGGCCGCCACGCATTGA
- the ribD gene encoding bifunctional diaminohydroxyphosphoribosylaminopyrimidine deaminase/5-amino-6-(5-phosphoribosylamino)uracil reductase RibD, whose protein sequence is MFSDFDHAMMQRALALAENGLFTTTPNPRVGCVLVRDDTVIGEGFTQPAGHDHAEIQAIKDAQARGHDVRGATAYVTLEPCSHFGRTPPCADRLVEAGIARLVAAMEDPNPTVSGRGLQRLRQAGIDVRCGLLEREARELNIGFVSRMTRGTPWVRVKVGASLDGRTALDNGISQWITEAEARADGHRWRARACAILTGIGTVREDNPRLTVRAIPTPRQPRRILIDSGLDVPLDAHILTADGHHEPTLIFAARPEAGRMRALAEHGAEVILLPNADGKVDLPAMLRELGRREINELHVEAGYKLNGSLLREGLVDEILVYLAPKVLGSGQGMFNLGPLQSLEGAAAFFFHDITRVGGDLRILARRNPTD, encoded by the coding sequence ATGTTTTCCGATTTCGATCACGCCATGATGCAGCGCGCCCTGGCGCTGGCGGAAAACGGGCTCTTCACCACCACGCCCAATCCCCGCGTCGGCTGCGTGCTGGTCCGGGACGACACCGTCATCGGCGAAGGCTTCACCCAGCCGGCCGGCCACGACCACGCCGAGATCCAGGCCATCAAGGATGCCCAGGCCCGCGGCCACGACGTGCGCGGCGCCACGGCCTATGTGACGCTGGAGCCGTGCAGCCATTTCGGTCGCACCCCACCCTGCGCGGATCGCCTGGTTGAAGCCGGCATCGCGCGCCTGGTGGCGGCCATGGAGGACCCGAACCCGACCGTCTCGGGACGCGGCCTGCAGAGACTGCGCCAAGCCGGCATCGACGTCCGGTGTGGCCTGCTGGAGCGCGAGGCGCGCGAATTGAACATCGGCTTCGTCTCGCGCATGACGCGCGGCACGCCGTGGGTCCGCGTCAAGGTGGGAGCATCGCTGGATGGCCGCACGGCGCTGGACAACGGCATCAGCCAGTGGATCACGGAGGCCGAGGCACGCGCCGATGGCCATCGCTGGCGCGCGCGCGCTTGCGCCATCCTCACCGGCATCGGCACCGTGCGCGAGGACAACCCGCGCCTGACCGTACGCGCCATTCCCACGCCGCGCCAGCCGCGCCGCATCCTGATCGATTCGGGACTCGACGTGCCGCTCGACGCGCACATCCTGACCGCCGACGGCCACCACGAGCCGACGCTGATCTTCGCCGCCCGCCCCGAAGCCGGCCGCATGCGCGCGCTGGCCGAGCACGGCGCCGAGGTAATCCTGCTGCCCAATGCCGACGGCAAGGTCGACCTGCCTGCCATGCTGCGCGAGCTCGGCCGCCGCGAGATCAACGAACTGCACGTCGAGGCCGGCTACAAGCTCAACGGCTCGCTGCTGCGCGAAGGGCTGGTCGACGAGATCCTGGTCTATCTGGCGCCCAAGGTGCTGGGGTCGGGCCAGGGCATGTTCAACCTGGGGCCGCTGCAATCGCTGGAAGGCGCCGCGGCATTCTTCTTTCACGACATCACGCGCGTCGGCGGCGATCTCCGCATCCTGGCGCGCCGCAACCCGACGGATTGA